One Vigna unguiculata cultivar IT97K-499-35 chromosome 7, ASM411807v1, whole genome shotgun sequence genomic region harbors:
- the LOC114190653 gene encoding LEAF RUST 10 DISEASE-RESISTANCE LOCUS RECEPTOR-LIKE PROTEIN KINASE-like 2.8: MVVVLLLYHMKMKMYDVYVILLFCHLTVLHLSAGNANEHTSDCPDLFDCGSLGNISFPFTTSEHPNCGALAIQGCNNPNQTALKQVRLSSGGKLLQVTNIVGGWRWKISIIDKDYRNLLENSSCNALSYNITVPPSSPFGYFSLENNITALNCSHHKNLNLSKDFINYTRCSPFDFYFAPSSSDQNYLRSLTSSCSMVQLPVRQDSQFFKDPFGFLNPQITFQFQSSSACWRCRDRGGNCRLDSNAKLYCAMRKSGAWNRKLPLMLALTVVASVVVVLMVLICCFRAKIFYPLFWRENPTHRVIEDILKEHGPLPTARFSYLEVKKMTNSFRNKLGQGGFGSVYKGKLHDGCVVAVKVLTVSKGNGEEFINEVVSISRTSHVNIIRLLGFCFENTHRALVYEFMPNGSLDKFIYEDKIASKDVHQLDWKILNDIAAGIARGLEYLYRGCNTRIVHFDIKPHNILLDEDFCPKIADFGLAKVCPRKESMVSLFGARGTAGYIAPEVFSRNFGAVSHKSDVYSYGMMVLEMVGKRKNIKTKVDRSSEIYFPHWIYNRLESNTELGLENVRNESEDEMVRKMTIVGLWCIQTHPSTRPTISKVVEMLESKLDFLQIPPKPYLSSPPISPTKLSYESL, from the exons TTCACCACCTCTGAACACCCCAATTGTGGTGCTTTGGCAATCCAAGGCTGTAATAATCCTAACCAAACAGCACTGAAGCAAGTCCGGTTGAGCAGTGGAGGAAAACTTTTACAAGTTACAAACATTGTTGGTGGTTGGAGATGGAAAATTTCCATTATAGACAAGGATTACCGCAATCTTCTTGAAAATTCTAGTTGTAATGCCTTGAGCTATAATATCACCGTCCCTCCCTCCTCCCCTTTCGGTTATTTTTCCCTGGAAAACAATATAACCGCCCTCAATTGCAGCCACCACAAAAACCTCAACCTTTCAAAAGATTTCATCAACTATACTCGATGTTCTCCCTTTGATTTTTACTTCGCCCCTTCATCCTCTGATCAGAACTACCTACGCTCTTTAACCTCTTCATGTTCAATGGTTCAACTTCCCGTCAGACAAGATTCCCAGTTCTTCAAAGACCCCTTTGGATTTTTAAATCCTCAAATTACCTTTCAATTCCAGTCTTCAAGTGCCTGTTGGCGGTGTCGGGATAGAGGGGGCAATTGCCGACTAGACAGCAACGCAAAATTATATTGCGCCATGAG GAAAAGTGGAGCTTGGAATCGGAAGCTTCCGTTGATGCTAG CTTTGACCGTGGTGGCTTCTGTAGTTGTAGTGCTGATGGTTTTGATTTGTTGCTTCAGAGCAAAgatcttttatcctttgttttgGAGGGAAAATCCAACTCATCGCGTTATTGAAGACATTTTGAAGGAACACGGACCCCTTCCCACAGCCAGGTTCAGTTATTTAGAGGTTAAGAAAATGACCAACTCTTTCAGAAACAAATTAGGGCAAGGGGGATTCGGTAGCGTATACAAAGGGAAATTACATGATGGATGTGTTGTTGCAGTGAAAGTTTTAACTGTATCTAAAGGCAATGGAGAAGAATTCATCAATGAAGTTGTGAGTATTAGCAGGACTTCACATGTTAATATCATTAGACTTTTAGGATTTTGTTTTGAGAATACTCACCGCGCTCTAGTATACGAGTTTATGCCTAACGGATCTCTTGACAAGTTCATCTATGAAGACAAAATTGCATCAAAGGATGTTCATCAACTGGATTGGAAAATATTGAATGATATTGCAGCTGGCATAGCTCGTGGATTAGAGTACTTATATAGAGGCTGTAACACTAGAATTGTACATTTTGACATAAAACCTCACAACATATTACTAGACGAGGATTTCTGTCCAAAAATTGCAGATTTTGGACTTGCAAAAGTATGTCCTAGAAAAGAAAGTATGGTATCCCTATTTGGTGCCAGAGGAACTGCAGGGTATATTGCTCCAGAAGTTTTTTCCAGAAACTTTGGTGCTGTGTCACACAAGTCAGATGTTTACAGTTATGGAATGATGGTCTTAGAAATGgttggaaaaagaaagaatattaaGACAAAAGTAGACCGGTCGAGTGAAATATACTTTCCCCATTGGATTTATAATCGTCTTGAATCAAATACAGAGCTTGGTTTAGAAAATGTGAGAAATGAAAGTGAGGACGAAATGGTGAGAAAGATGACAATAGTGGGCTTGTGGTGCATACAAACTCATCCATCAACTCGACCGACCATAAGTAAAGTGGTGGAAATGTTAGAAAGTAAACTTGATTTTTTGCAAATTCCACCTAAACCATATTTGTCTTCTCCTCCAATATCTCCGACTAAGTTGTCATATGAAAGTTTATAA